The Pristiophorus japonicus isolate sPriJap1 chromosome 13, sPriJap1.hap1, whole genome shotgun sequence genome contains the following window.
GTAATATATTCCCAATTCATTGTTGTATTCATTTACACCAATACACAAAAATGTCTTATTTTGCCAAATGTTTTCATCATCTTGTAGGCTAAAGAAACTGACTTCAATGAAAGGAATTGTAAATGCGGAAAAGGACACAATCCACACTGATGTTAGTAACATTATTGTTCTTCCCATAGTCAAAATCCGATTGGCTGGCTTAACTGAAATGTCATATCGATCCAGAGTGATTGCAAGAACATTTACTGCAGTTGCTACACTAGCAAAAGAAATACTGGCTTCATGAAAATTGCAAATCAAAGCAGTTTTGCTCTCTAGAGAAACAAGAGTGACAATTATTGTAAGAGGAATACATCCAACGCATATAACGACATCCAGTATGTGCAAGTTCATAGTGATAATATTACTGACTGAATTAATCAGATTTGACTTCATACAGTACAGTGCCAATACTGTCAAGTTGCTGCTGAGTCCTAACAAAATTTCTAGTACCAAAAATCCAGTAAGGGATGCCTGAAAACTTGCAGGGTAGGGAAGAGTCCAATATGCATTGCCGTTGAAATTATCTATCTCATCTCGAACTGTCAGATTGATTTCTGACTGCATGGTGACTTGTAAAATAGGATAGAGACACATTCCTTGTAGATAATGATTTTGATCAATCCTGAAAATGTAAACAAGATCATTAAGTTCTATTGTTTTATACTAACTTCCATGAAGCATGACTACAAAAATTTTTCTTCCATTTCCTGTTTGACCATATACATGCAACTTTATCAACTTTGTTGGTTCAAAATCACTCAATATTTAGGAGTGTTTCTGCTGTGGAGCTCTGTTTGCTACAGTTGAATTCAAGCAATTGTTTATTTGTGGCTTTTAAATTGGAGTGAGATGTTCAATAATACTTGATATTTGGTTCGAGATCAattgatgtaagaacataagaaataggaacaggaataggccagcctgctccgccatttaatttgatcatagctgatctgatcatggactcagctccacttccccacccactccccataaccctttatccccttatcgtttaagaaactgtctatttctgtcttaaatttattcaatgtcccagcttccacagctctccgaggcagcgaattccacagattcaaaaccctcagaagaaatgtcacctcatctctgttttaaatgggcggccctttattctaagatcatgccctcgagttctagtctcccacatcagtggaaacatcctctctacatccaccttgtcaagccccctcataatcttatacgtttctataagatcacctctcattcttctgaattccgatgagtagaggtccaacctactcaacctttcctcataagtcaaccccctcatccccagaatcaacctagtgaaccttctctgaactgcaagtatatccttttgtaaatatggaaaccaaaactgcatgcagttttccagttgtggcctcactgtaacaagacttcac
Protein-coding sequences here:
- the gpr22a gene encoding G-protein coupled receptor 22, translating into MCLYPILQVTMQSEINLTVRDEIDNFNGNAYWTLPYPASFQASLTGFLVLEILLGLSSNLTVLALYCMKSNLINSVSNIITMNLHILDVVICVGCIPLTIIVTLVSLESKTALICNFHEASISFASVATAVNVLAITLDRYDISVKPANRILTMGRTIMLLTSVWIVSFSAFTIPFIEVSFFSLQDDENIWQNKTFLCIGVNEYNNELGIYYHLLIQIPIFFFTAIIMLITYSKILQALNIRIGSRFSTRQKKTKGKMTVPLTLQHENTEQPESNRRHNVILGVRTSVSVIIALRRAIKRHRERRERQKRVFRMSLLIISTFLICWTPISILNMVILYKGLSDVLVKLRLCFLIMAYGTTIFHPLLYAFARQKFQKVLKSKIKKRVVSIVEADPNPNNAVIHNSWLDPKRNKK